The Oscillatoria acuminata PCC 6304 genomic interval CTGCGAACCGTACAAACTGCAAATCAGGTGGCAGAAATTTTAGACTTACCCCTAAAACTGGAGTGGGGACTCTGTGAATGGTTAAATCCAGAGTGGATGACGGAAATGCCCGAAACCCTTCCCAGGGAAGTGTTAGCCCAGGAATTTCCCCGAATTGATTTAAGTTATCACTCGCGGGTGATGCCAAAGTATCCCGAATATGACCGGATTTGTGTGCAACGGGCGGGAGAAACGGCGCGACTGCTTGCGGATGAGTTTTCCGACGAGATTTTGTTGGTGGGGCATGGGGCCTCGGTGATTGGGGCGACGATGGGTTTGGCGGTGGAGGCAGCAGAAATCGAGTTGAGTGCGGGATTATGCTGTTTGTACAAGCTGGTACGCCAAGGGGAAACCTGGGAAATGGAACTGAAGG includes:
- a CDS encoding histidine phosphatase family protein, which gives rise to MSQIVWIARHANRLDFVNPEWFNTAERRYDPPLSADGFLQAQELAERLKGERISHVFASPFLRTVQTANQVAEILDLPLKLEWGLCEWLNPEWMTEMPETLPREVLAQEFPRIDLSYHSRVMPKYPEYDRICVQRAGETARLLADEFSDEILLVGHGASVIGATMGLAVEAAEIELSAGLCCLYKLVRQGETWEMELKGDRSHLREIEAEIRFF